Proteins from a genomic interval of Lycium ferocissimum isolate CSIRO_LF1 chromosome 2, AGI_CSIRO_Lferr_CH_V1, whole genome shotgun sequence:
- the LOC132037454 gene encoding microtubule-destabilizing protein 60-like isoform X2 produces MHQEPENPNQTISNTTKTLILINNYIAFPVTLMDSNSKSTRLITPKKCSKNTENLNPNVENSPVFSKSCKSPLISKSVTKTQKPVSRNTNTNSNQLSSPSPKNKIRQRKFVIAKKKKTNGDNLNPSMVCKCNNKAGVEKKKCLCVAYETLRASQEEFFKNRGGNDLDENELEKLDRDESLIQNTEMSKQDVGSGEKRGRERLLEQVGQSVPENSAGKVKHLVKAFEKLLSMPKTDECEEKVEKDEKEEEDCRKGQKWALPGLQTQVSAVSSFCPSDFFLTTESLGLDPRRASSLDSSNGCNSSRTSGDGRRSRRDSAESAGTFTRRNWKRRQQLKATSQKPFKLRTEERGKGKEEEFFKKVQQMAEEEEKQRIPIAQGLPWTTDEPESLSKPLVKEITRPVDLVLHSDIRAVERSEFDHQVAEKLSYIEQYKMERERLQKMAEEEEIRRLRKELVPKAQPMPYFDRPFIPRRSVKNPTMPRDPKFHIPQHKKIKCCMSLNDMYIHNKNEWGCSDEL; encoded by the exons ATGCATCAAGAACCAGAAAACCCTAACCAAACAATCAGCAATACCACAAAAACCCTAATTCTAATCAACAATTACATTGCTTTTCCAGTGACTTTAATGGATTCCAACTCCAAATCCACTAGGCTAATTACGCCTAAGAAATGCTCCAAGAATACCGAAAATTTGAACCCCAATGTCGAAAACAGTCcagttttttcaaaatcttgtaAATCACCATTGATTTCCAAATCGGTGACGAAAACCCAGAAACCAGTTTCAAGAAACACTAACACAAATTCAAATCAATTGTCTTCACCTTCACCGAAAAACAAGATTCGTCAGAGGAAGTTTGTGATcgcgaagaagaagaagactaaTGGAGATAATCTGAACCCTTCAATGGTTTGTAAGTGTAATAATAAGGCTGGTGTTGAGAAAAAGAAGTGTCTTTGTGTTGCTTATGAGACTCTCAGGGCTTCTCAAGAAGAGTTCTTCAAGAATCGCGGTGGAAATGATCTTGATGAGAATGAATTAGAGAAGTTGGATCGCGACGAGTCTTTGATTCAAAACACTGAGATGTCAAAACAAGACGTGGGTTCGGGTGAAAAGAGGGGGAGGGAaaggttgttggaacaagtagGACAAAGTGTACCTGAAAATAGTGCTGGAAAAGTGAAGCATTTAGTTAAGGCTTTTGAGAAGCTGCTCTCAATGCCCAAAACAGATGAGTGTGAGGAGAAAgtggaaaaagatgaaaaggaagaagaagattgTAGAAAGGGACAAAAATGGGCATTGCCTGGCTTACAGACACAGGTATCCGCCGTTTCTTCGTTTTGTCCATCGGATTTTTTCCTCACTACCGAGAGTTTAGGCTTGGATCCACGTCGTGCCTCCTCATTGGATAGCAGCAACGGATG TAATTCAAGCAGGACATCAGGTGATGGTCGAAGGAGCAGACGCGAT AGTGCTGAATCAGCAGGCACATTTACTAGAAGAAACTGGAAGAGAAGACAGCAGCTCAAAGCGACCTCCCAAAAGCCCTTCAAACTTAGAACTGAG GAAAGGGGAAAAGGTAAGGAGGAAGAATTTTTTAAGAAAGTGCAACAAATGGCGGAGGAAGAGGAGAAACAGCGGATACCAATTGCACAAGGCCTTCCATGGACGACAGACGAGCCAGAG TCTTTGTCAAAGCCTCTGGTAAAAGAGATCACAAGGCCAGTTGATCTGGTGCTGCACAGTGACATTAGGGCTGTTGAACGTTCTGAGTTTGACCATCAG GTTGCAGAAAAATTGAGCTATATTGAACAATACAAAATGGAAAGAGAGAGACTACAGAAG ATGgctgaggaagaagaaattagGAGGCTGAGAAAGGAACTTGTTCCGAAAGCTCAACCAATGCCCTACTTTGACAGGCCTTTCATTCCTAGAAG GTCAGTAAAAAATCCTACCATGCCAAGAGATCCAAAGTTCCATATACCTCAACACAAGAAGATCAAGTGCTGTATGTCTTTGAATGATATGTACATACACAACAAGAACGAATGGGGATGCAGCGATGAACTTTGA
- the LOC132037454 gene encoding microtubule-destabilizing protein 60-like isoform X3, which produces MHQEPENPNQTISNTTKTLILINNYIAFPVTLMDSNSKSTRLITPKKCSKNTENLNPNVENSPVFSKSCKSPLISKSVTKTQKPVSRNTNTNSNQLSSPSPKNKIRQRKFVIAKKKKTNGDNLNPSMVCKCNNKAGVEKKKCLCVAYETLRASQEEFFKNRGGNDLDENELEKLDRDESLIQNTEMSKQDVGSGEKRGRERLLEQVGQSVPENSAGKVKHLVKAFEKLLSMPKTDECEEKVEKDEKEEEDCRKGQKWALPGLQTQVSAVSSFCPSDFFLTTESLGLDPRRASSLDSSNGCFSNSSRTSGDGRRSRRDSAESAGTFTRRNWKRRQQLKATSQKPFKLRTEERGKGKEEEFFKKVQQMAEEEEKQRIPIAQGLPWTTDEPESLSKPLVKEITRPVDLVLHSDIRAVERSEFDHQVAEKLSYIEQYKMERERLQKMAEEEEIRRLRKELVPKAQPMPYFDRPFIPRSKKSYHAKRSKVPYTSTQEDQVLYVFE; this is translated from the exons ATGCATCAAGAACCAGAAAACCCTAACCAAACAATCAGCAATACCACAAAAACCCTAATTCTAATCAACAATTACATTGCTTTTCCAGTGACTTTAATGGATTCCAACTCCAAATCCACTAGGCTAATTACGCCTAAGAAATGCTCCAAGAATACCGAAAATTTGAACCCCAATGTCGAAAACAGTCcagttttttcaaaatcttgtaAATCACCATTGATTTCCAAATCGGTGACGAAAACCCAGAAACCAGTTTCAAGAAACACTAACACAAATTCAAATCAATTGTCTTCACCTTCACCGAAAAACAAGATTCGTCAGAGGAAGTTTGTGATcgcgaagaagaagaagactaaTGGAGATAATCTGAACCCTTCAATGGTTTGTAAGTGTAATAATAAGGCTGGTGTTGAGAAAAAGAAGTGTCTTTGTGTTGCTTATGAGACTCTCAGGGCTTCTCAAGAAGAGTTCTTCAAGAATCGCGGTGGAAATGATCTTGATGAGAATGAATTAGAGAAGTTGGATCGCGACGAGTCTTTGATTCAAAACACTGAGATGTCAAAACAAGACGTGGGTTCGGGTGAAAAGAGGGGGAGGGAaaggttgttggaacaagtagGACAAAGTGTACCTGAAAATAGTGCTGGAAAAGTGAAGCATTTAGTTAAGGCTTTTGAGAAGCTGCTCTCAATGCCCAAAACAGATGAGTGTGAGGAGAAAgtggaaaaagatgaaaaggaagaagaagattgTAGAAAGGGACAAAAATGGGCATTGCCTGGCTTACAGACACAGGTATCCGCCGTTTCTTCGTTTTGTCCATCGGATTTTTTCCTCACTACCGAGAGTTTAGGCTTGGATCCACGTCGTGCCTCCTCATTGGATAGCAGCAACGGATG CTTCAGTAATTCAAGCAGGACATCAGGTGATGGTCGAAGGAGCAGACGCGAT AGTGCTGAATCAGCAGGCACATTTACTAGAAGAAACTGGAAGAGAAGACAGCAGCTCAAAGCGACCTCCCAAAAGCCCTTCAAACTTAGAACTGAG GAAAGGGGAAAAGGTAAGGAGGAAGAATTTTTTAAGAAAGTGCAACAAATGGCGGAGGAAGAGGAGAAACAGCGGATACCAATTGCACAAGGCCTTCCATGGACGACAGACGAGCCAGAG TCTTTGTCAAAGCCTCTGGTAAAAGAGATCACAAGGCCAGTTGATCTGGTGCTGCACAGTGACATTAGGGCTGTTGAACGTTCTGAGTTTGACCATCAG GTTGCAGAAAAATTGAGCTATATTGAACAATACAAAATGGAAAGAGAGAGACTACAGAAG ATGgctgaggaagaagaaattagGAGGCTGAGAAAGGAACTTGTTCCGAAAGCTCAACCAATGCCCTACTTTGACAGGCCTTTCATTCCTAGAAG TAAAAAATCCTACCATGCCAAGAGATCCAAAGTTCCATATACCTCAACACAAGAAGATCAAGTGCTGTATGTCTTTGAATGA
- the LOC132037454 gene encoding microtubule-destabilizing protein 60-like isoform X1, protein MHQEPENPNQTISNTTKTLILINNYIAFPVTLMDSNSKSTRLITPKKCSKNTENLNPNVENSPVFSKSCKSPLISKSVTKTQKPVSRNTNTNSNQLSSPSPKNKIRQRKFVIAKKKKTNGDNLNPSMVCKCNNKAGVEKKKCLCVAYETLRASQEEFFKNRGGNDLDENELEKLDRDESLIQNTEMSKQDVGSGEKRGRERLLEQVGQSVPENSAGKVKHLVKAFEKLLSMPKTDECEEKVEKDEKEEEDCRKGQKWALPGLQTQVSAVSSFCPSDFFLTTESLGLDPRRASSLDSSNGCFSNSSRTSGDGRRSRRDSAESAGTFTRRNWKRRQQLKATSQKPFKLRTEERGKGKEEEFFKKVQQMAEEEEKQRIPIAQGLPWTTDEPESLSKPLVKEITRPVDLVLHSDIRAVERSEFDHQVAEKLSYIEQYKMERERLQKMAEEEEIRRLRKELVPKAQPMPYFDRPFIPRRSVKNPTMPRDPKFHIPQHKKIKCCMSLNDMYIHNKNEWGCSDEL, encoded by the exons ATGCATCAAGAACCAGAAAACCCTAACCAAACAATCAGCAATACCACAAAAACCCTAATTCTAATCAACAATTACATTGCTTTTCCAGTGACTTTAATGGATTCCAACTCCAAATCCACTAGGCTAATTACGCCTAAGAAATGCTCCAAGAATACCGAAAATTTGAACCCCAATGTCGAAAACAGTCcagttttttcaaaatcttgtaAATCACCATTGATTTCCAAATCGGTGACGAAAACCCAGAAACCAGTTTCAAGAAACACTAACACAAATTCAAATCAATTGTCTTCACCTTCACCGAAAAACAAGATTCGTCAGAGGAAGTTTGTGATcgcgaagaagaagaagactaaTGGAGATAATCTGAACCCTTCAATGGTTTGTAAGTGTAATAATAAGGCTGGTGTTGAGAAAAAGAAGTGTCTTTGTGTTGCTTATGAGACTCTCAGGGCTTCTCAAGAAGAGTTCTTCAAGAATCGCGGTGGAAATGATCTTGATGAGAATGAATTAGAGAAGTTGGATCGCGACGAGTCTTTGATTCAAAACACTGAGATGTCAAAACAAGACGTGGGTTCGGGTGAAAAGAGGGGGAGGGAaaggttgttggaacaagtagGACAAAGTGTACCTGAAAATAGTGCTGGAAAAGTGAAGCATTTAGTTAAGGCTTTTGAGAAGCTGCTCTCAATGCCCAAAACAGATGAGTGTGAGGAGAAAgtggaaaaagatgaaaaggaagaagaagattgTAGAAAGGGACAAAAATGGGCATTGCCTGGCTTACAGACACAGGTATCCGCCGTTTCTTCGTTTTGTCCATCGGATTTTTTCCTCACTACCGAGAGTTTAGGCTTGGATCCACGTCGTGCCTCCTCATTGGATAGCAGCAACGGATG CTTCAGTAATTCAAGCAGGACATCAGGTGATGGTCGAAGGAGCAGACGCGAT AGTGCTGAATCAGCAGGCACATTTACTAGAAGAAACTGGAAGAGAAGACAGCAGCTCAAAGCGACCTCCCAAAAGCCCTTCAAACTTAGAACTGAG GAAAGGGGAAAAGGTAAGGAGGAAGAATTTTTTAAGAAAGTGCAACAAATGGCGGAGGAAGAGGAGAAACAGCGGATACCAATTGCACAAGGCCTTCCATGGACGACAGACGAGCCAGAG TCTTTGTCAAAGCCTCTGGTAAAAGAGATCACAAGGCCAGTTGATCTGGTGCTGCACAGTGACATTAGGGCTGTTGAACGTTCTGAGTTTGACCATCAG GTTGCAGAAAAATTGAGCTATATTGAACAATACAAAATGGAAAGAGAGAGACTACAGAAG ATGgctgaggaagaagaaattagGAGGCTGAGAAAGGAACTTGTTCCGAAAGCTCAACCAATGCCCTACTTTGACAGGCCTTTCATTCCTAGAAG GTCAGTAAAAAATCCTACCATGCCAAGAGATCCAAAGTTCCATATACCTCAACACAAGAAGATCAAGTGCTGTATGTCTTTGAATGATATGTACATACACAACAAGAACGAATGGGGATGCAGCGATGAACTTTGA